In the Longimicrobium sp. genome, GGACCGTGACCCCGTCGGCGGACTCCACCTCGCACCCGAAGCCGCCGTGCGCGCCGCCCAGCCTCCGCACCAGCGGAAGCGCCGCCGGCATCGCCCGCCGCATCGCCGCGCGCAGGGGCGAGACGCGCGCCGCGACGGCCAGCACCGCCGCCAAGCCCGGGACGTTCGGGTCTACGTACGCCTCGGCCGTCTCCAGCGTCGGATGGGCGCGCGGGAGAAGAACTCCGTCGGGCGTGTCGAACAGCCATCCGCGCCGGCGGCCGAGCGGATTGCCGCTCTCCCAGCGCCGTGACGAGCCGAAGCCGCGCTCCATCCGCAGCACCCCGTCCCGCAGCACGGCCACCGGCGCGCCCAGCGTCGACAGCAGCGACGCGGCGGTCGCGGAGACGGCGGTGTGGCGCGGCGTGGGGACGAGGAACGCCGTCAGCCGCACGGGCGAGGTGACGCCGCTCCACGCGATCATCGCCGACGACACGGCGGACGTGGTGCTGCACGCGGGAAGGAGGCGCACGCCCGCCCCGGTCGCGCGATCCGCCAGCGCCAGCACGCGGCGCACGTACGCCGACGCATCCGCAATATCCACCGCGTCGAACCCCACCTCGATCGCGGCCTCGGCGAGGGCGGCGTTGCGCGCCTGGAACGGGCCCGCGGCGT is a window encoding:
- a CDS encoding saccharopine dehydrogenase NADP-binding domain-containing protein, whose protein sequence is MTRVIVLGGTGFFGAAAAAMLRDAGLSVTTAARRGADLAVDAQDRDSLRRAFRPGDVVLDAAGPFQARNAALAEAAIEVGFDAVDIADASAYVRRVLALADRATGAGVRLLPACSTTSAVSSAMIAWSGVTSPVRLTAFLVPTPRHTAVSATAASLLSTLGAPVAVLRDGVLRMERGFGSSRRWESGNPLGRRRGWLFDTPDGVLLPRAHPTLETAEAYVDPNVPGLAAVLAVAARVSPLRAAMRRAMPAALPLVRRLGGAHGGFGCEVESADGVTVRLVLSVPRDAYRLAVIPAVLAVRALAAGRVPHTGVLAPHQQVDADELLAELRRCGFDLHRSELVW